Proteins from a genomic interval of Treponema succinifaciens DSM 2489:
- a CDS encoding MATE family efflux transporter gives MAQEKLIDKVNDTPLRKIAYPLVIENLLFLAFSSIDVFMLSGYSDKAVAAVGLITQYTWFLLVLLQVIPNGATISLTNFLGAGQVEKAKKISRTALQMVIVFGLFFGLVFAFLIPQILKKYNIDDEVRLFASQYAFIYSAFSVFSGISIVQSSILRSYGHTKDAMVVNAIANSLNIVGNALALYGWFGLPILGVKGVAISTVASQFAGAIILSVRIACLKDSKYSIKNPFKIVKSEWRQILKIGVPTAGESVSWNLSQLVIMIIITTFGTEAIAAFTYLMTILRFIYMIAISIGTASQIKTGHYCGAGLQQTAYKNVFCYQISGSAVSLFFATVIFIFRHQMIAFFTTDVAITSIILSVMPVTFFLELGRSINVIIIPCLMASGDIHFPVGAGIFSNWMISTLLSYVFAVLFGWGFIGVIIAMACDELFRGILMIFRWKSKVWMYKKAV, from the coding sequence ATGGCTCAAGAAAAACTTATTGACAAAGTAAACGATACTCCGCTTAGAAAAATCGCTTATCCGCTTGTAATTGAAAATCTTCTTTTTCTTGCATTTTCCAGTATTGATGTTTTTATGTTGTCTGGATATTCGGACAAGGCAGTTGCAGCTGTCGGTCTTATAACCCAGTACACTTGGTTTCTTCTTGTCTTGCTGCAAGTGATTCCAAACGGCGCGACTATTTCCCTTACAAACTTTTTGGGAGCAGGGCAGGTTGAAAAAGCCAAGAAAATTTCCCGGACGGCATTGCAGATGGTAATTGTGTTCGGTTTGTTTTTTGGTCTTGTGTTCGCGTTTTTAATTCCGCAAATTCTAAAAAAATACAACATTGACGATGAAGTGCGGTTGTTTGCAAGCCAGTACGCTTTTATTTATTCAGCGTTTTCTGTTTTCAGCGGAATCTCTATTGTTCAGTCTTCTATTTTGCGCAGCTACGGACACACAAAAGACGCTATGGTTGTAAATGCAATTGCGAACTCTTTAAATATCGTGGGCAACGCTCTTGCCTTGTACGGCTGGTTCGGTCTTCCGATTTTAGGCGTTAAAGGCGTTGCAATTTCCACAGTTGCAAGCCAGTTTGCAGGAGCTATTATTCTTTCTGTTAGAATCGCTTGCTTAAAAGATTCAAAGTATTCAATAAAAAATCCGTTTAAAATTGTAAAAAGCGAATGGAGACAGATTCTTAAAATTGGAGTTCCTACCGCAGGCGAAAGTGTTTCCTGGAATTTGTCGCAGCTTGTTATAATGATAATAATTACAACGTTTGGAACAGAAGCTATTGCCGCGTTCACTTATCTTATGACGATTTTGCGTTTTATATACATGATTGCTATTTCCATAGGAACGGCTTCTCAAATCAAGACCGGACATTATTGCGGCGCAGGACTTCAGCAGACTGCGTACAAAAATGTTTTTTGCTATCAAATTTCTGGAAGCGCGGTGAGTCTTTTTTTTGCGACTGTGATTTTTATTTTCCGCCATCAGATGATTGCATTTTTTACTACGGACGTGGCGATTACTTCTATAATACTTTCTGTAATGCCGGTAACATTTTTCCTTGAGCTAGGGCGTTCCATAAATGTTATCATTATTCCGTGCCTTATGGCTTCTGGAGACATTCACTTTCCTGTTGGAGCCGGAATCTTTTCAAACTGGATGATTTCAACTTTGCTTTCTTATGTCTTTGCTGTTTTGTTTGGCTGGGGATTCATTGGAGTTATAATTGCTATGGCGTGCGATGAGCTTTTCCGCGGAATTCTGATGATTTTTAGATGGAAGTCAAAAGTCTGGATGTATAAAAAGGCTGTGTGA
- the prs gene encoding ribose-phosphate diphosphokinase: MPYSEPTDLAVVACPGGESFANEVITHLRHMYKHRFSLKSDVISKRYGLEKENIVQQINLKNDIETSDLCIRGVTDKYRAPFFKVNARFTYFANGEFKTELLDCIRGKDVYIFQDVENHEKIALNDGKNVLSLSVNDHVMSLLVTIDAVRQAGARQITLVLPAYPYSRQHKKKSREGLTAALLGHIYEMMEVKRIITLDLHSREIVNAFAHTHCENLHASYQIIRELARVVDLTKEDLVVVSPDTGAIDRNKFYATGLKKPLAMIYKERDYSIVTQDAKNTNIKSIKLLGDVKGKVAFLADDMLGTGGTLLKAMGFLHEQGATKVIAAISLPFFTGNAIEQFDEAYSKGLFYRIIGTNAVYHEELLKREWYISTNVSGLFANVITRLHHDQSLSDLLDNRTIIDKLIKVSTPAEKSE, encoded by the coding sequence ATGCCGTATTCTGAGCCAACTGATCTTGCTGTTGTAGCGTGTCCGGGCGGAGAGTCTTTCGCCAACGAAGTCATCACACATTTGCGCCATATGTACAAGCACCGTTTTTCTTTGAAGAGCGATGTCATTTCAAAACGCTACGGACTTGAAAAGGAAAATATCGTTCAGCAGATTAACTTGAAGAATGATATCGAAACTAGCGATCTTTGCATCCGCGGTGTAACAGACAAATACCGCGCGCCGTTTTTTAAGGTCAACGCAAGGTTCACATATTTTGCAAACGGAGAATTCAAGACAGAACTTTTGGATTGCATCCGCGGAAAAGATGTTTATATTTTTCAGGATGTTGAAAACCACGAAAAAATTGCTCTTAACGACGGAAAAAACGTTCTTAGCCTAAGCGTAAACGACCACGTTATGAGCCTTCTTGTTACAATCGATGCTGTGCGTCAGGCTGGAGCGCGCCAGATTACTTTGGTTTTGCCGGCTTATCCTTACAGTCGTCAGCATAAAAAGAAGAGTCGCGAAGGTCTTACAGCCGCTCTTTTGGGACACATTTATGAGATGATGGAAGTTAAGCGCATTATCACGCTTGACCTTCATTCACGTGAAATTGTAAATGCGTTTGCCCACACTCACTGCGAAAATCTTCATGCTTCATATCAGATTATCCGCGAGCTTGCACGTGTAGTTGATCTTACAAAGGAAGATCTTGTTGTTGTAAGCCCGGACACTGGAGCGATTGACCGCAATAAATTCTATGCGACTGGACTTAAAAAGCCGCTTGCTATGATTTACAAAGAGCGCGACTATTCAATCGTTACTCAGGATGCAAAAAATACAAACATCAAGAGCATAAAGCTTTTGGGCGATGTAAAGGGAAAGGTTGCTTTCCTTGCAGATGATATGCTTGGCACAGGCGGAACTTTGCTTAAGGCAATGGGATTTTTGCATGAGCAGGGCGCGACAAAAGTTATTGCCGCAATCAGCCTTCCGTTCTTTACAGGAAATGCGATTGAGCAGTTTGATGAAGCGTACAGCAAAGGTTTGTTCTATAGAATAATTGGAACTAATGCGGTTTACCATGAAGAGCTTTTAAAGCGCGAATGGTACATCAGCACAAATGTTTCTGGTCTTTTTGCAAATGTAATCACAAGGCTTCACCACGACCAGTCTTTGAGCGACTTGCTTGATAACCGCACAATCATAGACAAGCTTATAAAAGTTTCAACTCCTGCTGAAAAAAGCGAGTAA
- a CDS encoding branched-chain amino acid aminotransferase — translation MAKNIDWANLPFGYQVTDKRFVANYKNGAWDAGELTSDATVHISECAGVLQYAQTCFEGLKAYTTKDGRIVTFRPDLNADRMASSCERLEMPVFPKERFVQAVLDTVKANIDWVPPFGSGATLYIRPYMFGSNAVIGVKPADEYQFRILVTPVGPYFKGGVKPIVVRISDLDRAAPHGTGDIKAGLNYAMSLHNIMDAHRNGFAENMYLDPATHTYIEETGGANILFVTKDGKLVTPKSNSILPSITRRSLIQVAKDYLGIEVEERKINKNELADFAECGLCGTAAVISPIGKIVDHGTEINVPSGMEEIGPVLKKLRETLTGIQMGEIKAPEGWIYEIK, via the coding sequence ATGGCAAAGAATATTGATTGGGCGAATCTTCCTTTTGGTTATCAGGTAACAGATAAGAGATTTGTTGCTAACTACAAAAACGGCGCATGGGACGCAGGCGAGCTTACTTCCGATGCTACTGTGCATATTTCTGAGTGCGCTGGAGTTCTTCAGTATGCCCAGACTTGCTTTGAAGGTCTAAAAGCGTATACAACAAAAGACGGCAGAATTGTTACTTTCCGCCCGGACTTGAACGCTGACCGCATGGCTTCTTCCTGCGAGCGTCTTGAAATGCCGGTGTTCCCAAAAGAGCGTTTTGTTCAGGCTGTGCTTGATACTGTAAAAGCGAATATTGACTGGGTTCCTCCTTTTGGAAGCGGCGCGACTTTGTATATCCGTCCATATATGTTCGGTTCAAATGCTGTAATCGGTGTAAAGCCTGCTGATGAATATCAGTTTAGAATTCTTGTTACTCCTGTAGGTCCGTATTTCAAGGGCGGAGTCAAGCCGATTGTTGTCCGCATTTCAGACTTGGACAGAGCCGCTCCTCATGGAACAGGCGACATAAAAGCCGGCCTTAACTATGCGATGAGCCTTCACAATATAATGGACGCACACAGAAACGGCTTTGCAGAGAATATGTATCTTGATCCTGCGACACATACTTATATTGAAGAAACTGGCGGAGCAAACATTCTCTTTGTTACAAAAGACGGAAAGCTTGTTACTCCAAAGTCAAACAGCATTCTTCCTTCAATCACACGCCGCTCTTTGATTCAGGTTGCAAAAGATTATCTTGGAATTGAAGTTGAGGAGCGCAAGATTAACAAGAACGAGCTTGCGGACTTTGCAGAATGCGGACTTTGCGGAACTGCCGCTGTAATTTCTCCAATCGGAAAAATTGTTGACCACGGAACAGAAATCAATGTTCCAAGCGGAATGGAAGAAATCGGACCTGTTCTTAAAAAGCTCCGTGAAACTTTAACTGGAATTCAGATGGGCGAAATAAAAGCTCCGGAAGGTTGGATTTACGAAATAAAATAA
- the purA gene encoding adenylosuccinate synthase gives MNVVIIGAQWGDEGKGKIVDYLAKDAKYVVRYSGGPNAGHTIVVDGKQFALHQVPSGILYSDKKVFLGAGMVIDPEALFEELKMIKDNGVDWEGRVFISDRAHLILPRYRQMDKDRDASRKRPIGTTGRGIGIAYSEKAHRDGLRLADLDWTEKLADLEKEDLDYLDKYKEQLLQMRVDLTQKMWEFRKENILFEGAQGAMLDIDSGTYPYVSSGASCAAGAATGCGIGPHNLDHILGVFKAYETRVGNGPMPTEFNATSEGELCQYVRDTGREYGVTTGRARRCGYLDLVALRYACRVNSLDSLVLTHLDIYDAMDQIEACVGYEINGKIVTDFPANIDQLNSAKPILQKFSGWKTSLKECRSYKKMPKNARAYVEFIEAFTGTPVSIISVGYDRDETFIRKNPWKK, from the coding sequence ATGAATGTTGTTATCATTGGCGCTCAGTGGGGCGATGAAGGAAAAGGCAAAATTGTAGACTACCTTGCAAAAGACGCAAAATATGTTGTCCGCTATTCAGGAGGTCCGAACGCAGGACATACAATTGTTGTAGATGGAAAACAATTTGCGCTTCATCAAGTTCCAAGCGGAATCCTTTATTCAGACAAAAAGGTTTTTCTTGGAGCAGGAATGGTAATCGACCCGGAAGCCCTGTTCGAAGAGCTTAAGATGATAAAAGACAACGGCGTGGACTGGGAAGGCAGAGTATTTATTTCTGACCGCGCGCACCTTATTCTTCCAAGATACCGCCAGATGGACAAAGACAGAGATGCGTCCCGCAAACGTCCGATCGGAACAACTGGACGCGGAATAGGAATCGCATACAGCGAAAAAGCGCACCGCGACGGACTTCGGCTTGCAGACTTGGACTGGACAGAAAAGCTTGCTGACCTTGAAAAAGAAGACCTTGACTATCTTGACAAATACAAAGAACAGCTTTTGCAGATGCGTGTAGACCTTACACAAAAGATGTGGGAATTCCGCAAGGAAAACATTCTTTTTGAAGGCGCACAGGGCGCAATGCTCGACATTGATTCTGGAACATATCCTTATGTAAGTTCCGGAGCTTCTTGCGCGGCGGGAGCTGCTACAGGCTGCGGAATCGGTCCTCACAATCTTGACCACATTCTTGGAGTTTTCAAGGCTTACGAGACACGCGTAGGAAACGGTCCGATGCCAACAGAGTTCAACGCCACAAGCGAAGGCGAGCTTTGCCAGTATGTGCGCGACACAGGACGTGAATACGGAGTTACAACAGGAAGAGCCAGAAGATGCGGCTACCTTGATTTGGTTGCATTGCGCTATGCCTGCCGTGTAAACAGCTTGGACAGCCTCGTTCTTACACACCTTGATATTTACGATGCAATGGATCAGATTGAAGCTTGCGTTGGCTACGAAATAAACGGAAAAATTGTAACAGACTTTCCTGCAAACATCGACCAGCTTAACAGCGCAAAGCCGATTCTTCAGAAATTCTCAGGCTGGAAAACTTCGCTCAAAGAATGCAGAAGCTATAAAAAAATGCCAAAGAATGCGCGCGCTTACGTGGAATTCATTGAAGCATTTACCGGCACACCAGTAAGCATTATTTCCGTAGGCTACGATCGTGACGAAACATTCATCCGCAAAAACCCTTGGAAAAAGTAA
- a CDS encoding leucine-rich repeat protein, which produces MQSSDDDSGQVTNPATPKVTYTVTFDANGGSGTMNPQIFTYGEPQNLSPNEFTMEKKDFLGWATSAGGNIAYDDNSGYTIGTADVTLYAVWGKLVTADNATTVIGGLEGGTRKNPNVCTVKITSKELTDENILKEISKKIDSVFANPSYIHINLDLSAVEITEISESAFASAKLTGITLPNSLKSIEKNAFGATYHLKKIVIPDNVETIKTEAFIGSRLTEITLPASLSSIEEGAFFECDKLETVYYKGPQAQWEILKTNISTTDNDKLTGAKIICTDGIINGE; this is translated from the coding sequence GTGCAAAGTTCGGATGATGACAGCGGTCAGGTAACAAATCCGGCAACCCCAAAAGTAACCTACACCGTAACATTTGACGCGAACGGCGGAAGCGGTACAATGAATCCCCAGATTTTTACTTACGGTGAGCCTCAAAATCTTTCGCCAAATGAATTCACTATGGAAAAAAAGGACTTTCTTGGCTGGGCGACATCCGCCGGCGGAAACATAGCCTACGATGACAATTCCGGGTACACAATCGGCACGGCGGATGTTACGCTCTATGCCGTGTGGGGAAAATTAGTAACTGCCGACAATGCCACGACTGTAATTGGCGGACTGGAAGGCGGAACTAGGAAAAATCCGAATGTCTGCACAGTGAAAATTACCAGCAAAGAACTGACTGATGAAAATATCCTGAAAGAAATAAGCAAGAAAATAGATTCAGTATTTGCTAATCCTAGCTATATCCATATCAATCTTGACCTTTCCGCAGTCGAAATCACAGAAATTTCAGAGAGTGCTTTTGCTTCTGCCAAATTGACGGGAATAACATTGCCAAATTCTTTGAAGAGTATTGAAAAAAACGCTTTTGGAGCAACTTACCATCTTAAAAAGATTGTAATCCCAGATAATGTAGAAACTATTAAAACTGAAGCTTTTATCGGAAGTCGGCTTACAGAAATAACTCTCCCTGCAAGTTTGTCTTCCATTGAAGAAGGTGCATTCTTTGAATGTGATAAACTAGAAACCGTGTACTACAAAGGCCCACAAGCACAGTGGGAGATACTAAAAACGAATATCAGCACAACCGACAACGACAAGCTCACCGGCGCAAAGATAATCTGCACCGACGGCATTATAAACGGCGAGTAA
- a CDS encoding DNA adenine methylase: MAENTDYLTTQIITYIGNKRILIGNIRAEIELIKSKLKKQKLVCADLFSGSGIVARMLKQHSSTVIVNDLEDYSSILNSCYLFNKKDFDSEKYFSYRKSIEKEFFEQKIPGIICRNYAPKNTDDIKEGERAFYTRENAERIDSYRALIDKIVDCDDYKKFFIAPLLTEASVHVNTSGIFKGFYKNKNTGLGCFGGTGKNALSRIMGQVELPVPVFSNFKSKTEIYKEDTVELSSKLKKIDIAYLDPPYNQHPYGSNYFMLNIIAQNKIPDTKLSKVSGIPANWNRSIFNKKNSALNSMEKIISALDAKFIIISYNSEGFIKFGEMKSMLEKYGKLKTVEIAYNTFRGSRNLNARNIHVSEYLFVLEKS, translated from the coding sequence ATGGCAGAAAACACAGACTACCTGACAACGCAAATTATAACTTACATCGGAAACAAACGGATTCTGATTGGAAATATCCGAGCCGAAATTGAACTGATAAAATCAAAGCTTAAAAAGCAAAAGCTTGTCTGCGCGGATTTATTTTCAGGCTCGGGAATTGTCGCGCGGATGCTCAAGCAGCATTCTTCAACAGTAATCGTAAATGACTTGGAAGACTATTCTTCAATCCTGAACAGCTGCTACCTTTTCAACAAGAAAGACTTTGACAGCGAAAAATATTTCAGCTACAGAAAATCAATTGAAAAAGAATTCTTCGAGCAGAAAATCCCAGGGATAATCTGCAGAAACTACGCGCCAAAAAACACAGATGACATTAAGGAAGGCGAGCGGGCTTTTTACACAAGGGAAAACGCGGAACGAATCGACTCTTACCGTGCGCTAATAGACAAGATTGTTGACTGCGATGATTACAAGAAATTTTTTATTGCGCCGCTTTTAACAGAAGCTTCTGTCCACGTAAACACTTCTGGAATTTTCAAGGGATTCTACAAAAACAAAAACACCGGGCTTGGCTGTTTTGGCGGAACAGGAAAAAACGCGCTTTCAAGAATCATGGGACAAGTGGAACTCCCAGTTCCGGTATTCAGCAACTTCAAGTCAAAAACTGAAATCTACAAAGAAGACACAGTCGAGCTTTCTTCCAAACTGAAAAAAATTGACATTGCATATTTAGATCCGCCTTACAACCAGCATCCTTACGGCTCAAATTATTTCATGCTGAACATAATCGCGCAAAACAAAATACCGGACACAAAGCTCAGCAAAGTTTCTGGAATTCCCGCAAACTGGAACCGCTCAATATTCAACAAAAAAAACAGCGCATTAAATTCAATGGAAAAAATAATCAGTGCGCTTGATGCGAAATTCATAATAATCTCATATAATTCAGAGGGATTTATAAAATTCGGCGAAATGAAATCAATGCTTGAAAAATACGGAAAACTCAAAACCGTTGAAATCGCGTATAATACATTCAGAGGCTCGCGAAACCTCAACGCAAGAAACATCCACGTTTCCGAATATCTTTTTGTTCTGGAGAAGTCGTAA
- a CDS encoding MATE family efflux transporter: protein MSAGKNSVDMLNGPLLGKILVFSLPFAASSILQQVFNSADVAVVGRFSGSTSLAAVGNNAPIINLIINIFVGMSIGANVLIATLIGQNRKDEIKSAVHTVISVALISGIFLAVIGPLVSKPILEAIGTPDEVLVLAALYLRIYFLGMPAVMVYNFGSAVLRSKGDSNRPLYCLIAAGILNVILNLVFVIVFRMGVAGVAISTVISNYVSATMIIFFLLNEEEGLRLDLRKLHINKIQLAKTARIGVPAGLQGMVFCFSNICIQGGINSFGSNAMAGSAAALNFEYFSYFVVSAFTQAATTFTSQNYGAKKFSRCKKIYRLSMLCSVIISGAMCFVFVFFRRAVIRVYTVDEAVIAFALIRLVHVESLEFLTSSYEITAGALRGMGYSMLPAILTLAGSCFLRLTWLATVFKKFPSFETIMNIYPISWIITGTAVISSYLIIRKKKFSIEQ, encoded by the coding sequence ATGAGCGCAGGAAAAAATTCAGTTGACATGCTTAACGGCCCGCTTCTTGGAAAGATTCTGGTGTTCTCTCTTCCGTTTGCGGCAAGCAGCATTCTTCAGCAAGTTTTCAATTCCGCGGATGTAGCAGTCGTGGGAAGATTTTCTGGAAGCACATCTTTGGCGGCGGTCGGAAACAACGCTCCAATAATCAACTTAATCATAAATATTTTCGTTGGAATGTCGATTGGTGCAAATGTTCTGATTGCAACTTTAATCGGCCAGAACAGAAAGGACGAAATCAAGTCGGCGGTGCATACAGTAATTTCTGTGGCACTCATAAGCGGAATTTTTCTTGCGGTAATAGGACCACTTGTTTCAAAGCCAATTCTTGAAGCAATCGGAACGCCCGATGAAGTTCTAGTTCTTGCGGCTCTTTACCTGCGGATTTACTTTCTTGGAATGCCGGCGGTCATGGTTTACAACTTTGGTTCGGCTGTTCTAAGAAGCAAGGGAGACTCAAACCGTCCTTTGTACTGCCTGATTGCAGCCGGAATTCTCAACGTTATCCTGAACCTTGTGTTTGTAATCGTATTCAGAATGGGAGTTGCGGGAGTTGCAATTTCAACTGTAATTTCAAATTACGTAAGCGCAACCATGATAATTTTCTTTCTGCTGAATGAAGAAGAGGGACTCAGGCTTGATTTAAGAAAACTTCATATAAACAAAATCCAGCTTGCAAAAACCGCACGCATAGGAGTTCCGGCTGGATTGCAGGGAATGGTGTTCTGCTTTTCAAACATCTGCATTCAAGGCGGAATAAATTCATTCGGAAGCAACGCAATGGCAGGCTCGGCGGCGGCGCTTAACTTTGAATATTTTTCATACTTTGTCGTAAGCGCGTTCACTCAGGCAGCCACAACATTCACAAGCCAGAACTACGGTGCAAAAAAATTCAGCAGATGCAAAAAAATCTACAGGCTTTCAATGCTATGCAGCGTGATTATTTCCGGAGCAATGTGCTTTGTGTTTGTGTTCTTTAGAAGAGCAGTGATTAGAGTTTACACCGTGGATGAAGCGGTAATTGCGTTTGCGCTCATAAGACTAGTTCATGTAGAGTCCCTTGAATTTCTTACAAGCAGCTACGAAATTACAGCAGGAGCTTTGCGCGGAATGGGATACTCAATGCTTCCGGCAATTCTTACATTGGCAGGCTCATGTTTCTTGCGGCTTACCTGGCTTGCAACCGTATTCAAAAAATTTCCTTCGTTTGAAACAATAATGAATATCTATCCAATCAGCTGGATAATAACCGGAACAGCAGTAATATCTTCATACCTGATTATCAGAAAGAAAAAATTCAGCATAGAACAATGA
- a CDS encoding FGGY-family carbohydrate kinase, with product MEQTVLAVDIGTSSLKAAFVSEKGKISAFSRRPFLLCNTEHASKEWLPAFQNALQDLVSQSPEIRPSGICVSGNGPTLVAQSGETLLWNEKVVQLKSSSLFIPRLLAFKDKFSDVWKKSGLVYSGPEYFLWLLTGESCTILPEKRFESAYWNKQLLLESGFSNDEINKLPSFTEPSHKVAGLSRKASSFLGVEEFGIKEGLPVFCGTPDFISALVGTATVKPGVLCDRAGSSEGLNFCTAVPLEGEKIRTLPSVVPELWNASVLLPDSGSKFDSFKLKIERELGSQIEYSVLVQEIIGNDGTNASLDQGKYLMIQTALNLKDALGILKDAAAKKRIPFPDEMRVAGGQAKSALWNQMKADITGMKISVPYCPDAELLGDAAFAFTALKVFPNLVCASESLFSKAETFYPQNY from the coding sequence ATGGAACAAACTGTTCTTGCCGTTGATATTGGAACATCTTCTTTAAAGGCTGCCTTTGTTTCTGAAAAAGGAAAAATCAGTGCGTTCAGCCGCCGTCCATTTTTGCTTTGCAATACGGAACACGCTTCAAAGGAATGGCTTCCTGCCTTTCAGAATGCTTTGCAGGATTTAGTTTCTCAGTCGCCGGAAATCCGTCCAAGCGGAATCTGCGTAAGCGGAAACGGTCCTACTCTTGTTGCCCAGTCAGGCGAAACTCTTTTATGGAATGAAAAAGTTGTTCAGTTGAAATCCAGTTCACTTTTTATTCCGCGCTTGCTTGCGTTTAAAGACAAGTTTTCCGATGTATGGAAAAAGAGCGGGCTAGTCTACAGTGGTCCTGAATATTTTCTGTGGCTTCTTACCGGGGAGTCTTGTACAATTCTTCCTGAAAAAAGATTTGAGTCCGCATATTGGAACAAGCAGCTTCTTTTGGAAAGCGGATTTTCAAATGATGAAATAAACAAACTTCCTTCATTTACAGAGCCTTCTCACAAGGTTGCCGGACTTTCAAGAAAAGCGTCTTCATTTTTGGGCGTGGAAGAATTTGGAATAAAAGAAGGGCTTCCTGTTTTTTGCGGCACTCCAGATTTTATTTCTGCGCTTGTTGGCACTGCGACTGTAAAGCCGGGCGTTTTGTGCGACAGGGCAGGTTCAAGCGAAGGTCTTAACTTCTGCACGGCTGTTCCTCTTGAAGGTGAAAAAATAAGGACGCTTCCTTCTGTTGTTCCGGAACTTTGGAACGCTTCTGTTTTGCTTCCTGATTCAGGCTCAAAGTTTGATTCTTTTAAATTGAAAATTGAACGCGAGCTTGGAAGCCAGATTGAATATTCGGTTCTTGTTCAGGAAATAATAGGAAACGACGGAACAAATGCTTCTTTAGATCAAGGCAAGTATCTTATGATTCAGACTGCGCTGAATTTAAAAGATGCGCTTGGAATTTTAAAAGATGCCGCTGCAAAAAAAAGAATTCCGTTTCCTGATGAAATGCGAGTTGCAGGCGGACAGGCAAAAAGCGCGCTTTGGAATCAGATGAAGGCCGACATAACTGGAATGAAAATTTCAGTTCCTTATTGCCCTGACGCAGAACTTTTGGGAGATGCCGCGTTTGCATTTACAGCGTTGAAAGTTTTTCCTAATTTGGTTTGCGCATCTGAATCCTTGTTTTCCAAGGCGGAAACTTTTTATCCGCAGAACTACTAA
- a CDS encoding HAD family hydrolase codes for MKLYSIPRKIKTFIFDIDGTLYTSPEFVAEQVDVQIRHYAHINGISEDSARSMIEDYRKKWSAEHGGKKISLGNTFPAFGVDIETSIKWRNELLQPEKFLSPDLKLKEFLGELKKSFNLICVTNNPVKAARRTLDAVGISDLIPEVIGLDTCMKSKPAKEMLELAAKKTSSEFSECVSVGDRFDIDIALPLELGMGGILVDGAHDVVKILDEISDKIY; via the coding sequence GTGAAGCTTTATTCAATTCCTAGGAAAATTAAAACTTTTATTTTTGACATTGACGGAACTCTTTACACAAGCCCGGAATTTGTTGCGGAGCAGGTTGATGTTCAGATTCGGCATTACGCGCACATAAACGGCATTTCCGAAGATTCCGCAAGAAGCATGATTGAAGACTACAGAAAAAAATGGAGCGCGGAACACGGTGGAAAAAAAATCAGCTTGGGAAACACTTTTCCTGCGTTCGGTGTGGATATTGAAACTAGCATAAAGTGGCGCAATGAGCTTTTGCAGCCGGAAAAATTTCTTTCGCCAGATTTAAAGCTAAAAGAATTTCTTGGGGAGCTAAAAAAATCTTTCAACTTAATTTGCGTTACGAACAATCCTGTAAAAGCCGCAAGAAGAACTTTGGATGCAGTTGGAATTTCAGATCTTATTCCAGAAGTAATTGGACTTGATACTTGCATGAAGTCTAAGCCCGCAAAGGAAATGCTTGAGCTTGCCGCAAAAAAGACTTCAAGTGAATTCAGCGAGTGTGTTTCTGTGGGCGACAGATTTGACATAGACATTGCGCTTCCGCTTGAGCTTGGCATGGGCGGAATCCTTGTAGACGGCGCGCATGATGTAGTAAAAATCCTTGACGAAATCTCTGATAAAATCTATTGA